The DNA segment GATGAGCGCCATCGGCGGACTCCAGGGCGGCTTCGAGCAGGCACGGGTCATGACCGGTGGCGGTCCGGCCGAGTCCACGATCACCCTCGGGTACTTCATCTACCAGAAGGGTTTCGAGGAGTACCAACTGGGCTACGCCTCAGCGATCGCCTGGGTCATGTTTGTCATGATCTTTGCGTTGACTCTGGTCAACTGGAAGTTCGGCAAGTCCGCCTTTGACGTAGAGGTCTAGTCCGGCCTTTCGGCCCCTTATCCATCCCAATTCACTTTCGAGGCCCTCCTATGGAAGACTTCCTTGAGGAGAAACAACAGCGCGCGGCGTCCCTGTTCAAAAGGCGCTCACGCTGGCAGACCGTGGGGACTATCGCCGGCTATGCGGTTCTGAGCATCGCCGCCCTGACGATGATGATCCCCTTCCTCTGGCAGGTGGCGACGAGTCTCAAGCCGCTGGCTGAGGTGCAGTCCGGGCAATTCCTGCCCCAGCAGTGGAAGTTCGGCAACTACGCCGAGGTAATCCGGACGATCCCCTTTGGTCGCTACTACTTCAACAGCCTGTTCGTGGCCCTGTGGGTCACCTTCGGGCAGGTGCTCACGAGCGCCCTGGCAGCCTATGCCTTCGCGCGTGTGCACTGGAAGTGGCGCGACCGCGTGTTCATGCTGTACCTGGCGACCCTGATGGTCCCCGGCCTGGTGACGCTGATCCCGAACTACTGGGTGATGACCAACCTGCACCTGATCAACACCTACACCGTCCTCATCCTCCCGGCCTGCTTCAGCGCCTACGGGACCTTCCTGCTGCGCCAGTTCATGCTGACCATCCCCAGGAGCCTCGACGAGGCGGCGGAGATGGACGGCGCTACCCACTGGCAAATCTTCTGGGATGTGGTGATGCCGCTGGCGCGTCCGGGGCTGATCGTGCTGGCGATCTTCACCTTCATGGGCAACTACCAGTCCTTCTTCTGGCCCCTGGTCATGATCAAGGACGAGTACCTGCGCACGCTGCCCATCGGCCTGCTGTACTTCGACAGCTCCTATGGCCGCGAGACGACGCTGCTGATGGCGGCGTCGGTGATGGCGATGGTGCCGCTGGTCATCCTCTTCGTGGCCGGCCAGAAGTTCTTCGTGAAGGGCATCCAACTCGGGGCTGTGAAGGGATAGACGAGCAACCACTCGCAACCTTCCCCTTCGGGTTTCCCTCAGGCCGGACAGCCTCTGCCAAAGCATGAGGCCTGCCCGGCCTGTTTCGTTAGCTCAAGCCGCGACGAGGGGTGCAGGTCTCGAGACGCTCTGCGCCGAACCGCCGAGAGCCGCTTCTGCATAAGGAGGACTCGCCTATGACCACTCTCCGCATCGCCATGGTCGGCGCAGGATTCGCTGCCGACTTCCATACTAACTCCTTCCGCCAGGTGAGGGGCGTCGACGCCCAGGTCGTCGCCGTCACCTCGCGCCGCCCGGAGAGCGCCCGCGACTTCGCCCAGCGGCACCAGGTTCCTGAGGTCTTCGACTCCCTGGGCGAGCTGCTGGCCAAGACCCAGGTCGATGTCGTTGACCTGTGCGTGCCAACTAACCAGCATGTCCCGATGGCGATCCAGGCGGCCAAAGCGGGCAAGCACGTGATCGTCGAGAAGCCGCTCACCGGCTACTGTGGCGAGCCGGACACACCCGAGGACGAGCTCATCGGCAACACCGTCCCGCGCAGTCATATGCAGCAGCGGGTGATGGAGCAGTGCGCCGAGCTGGACGAGGTGCTGCAGACCAGTGGTGTAAAGCTGTGCTATGCGGAGAACTGGGTCTACGCGCCGACGGTGCAGAAGGCCCGGCGGCTGATGGAGCAAAGCGGCGGCACGGTCCTGCGCATGGTGGCCGAAGAGTCTCACCCGGGCTCCCATGCCTCCTATGCGAAGTACTGGCGCCTGGCCGGTGGTGGATCCCTGCTGCGCACGGGATCGCACCCCATCGGCGGCGTCTGCTACATGAAGCAGGCAGAGGGTCTGGCGAAGGTCGGCAAGCCGATTCGGCCCCGGCACGTGGTGGCAGAGACTGCCTTCCTGACGCGCATCGAGTCCTTTGCGCAGGAGCCGACCAGGTACCTCAAGACCGGGCTGGTGGACTGCGAAGACTGGGGCTCGGCGCTCATCACCTTCGAGGACGGCTCCGTCGCCGAGGTGTGCTCCTCCGACGTGGTCCTCGGCGGCGTCTACAATCATCTGGACGTGTTCCTCTCCACCGGACGCCTGCAGTGCAAGATCAATCCTCAGGACGCTTGCATGGCCTACGGTCCGTGGGAGGGCGCCTGGGGCGAGGAGTACCTGGCGGAGAAGACCTCCACCCGGGCGGGCTGGAGCTACCCGGCCCCGGACGAGGATTGGGTCAATGGCTATCAGCAGGAGATTCAGGATTTCGTCGAGGCAGTGACGCAGGACCGCACTCCCTTGTCGGGATGGATGCTGGCTCGAGACGTGACCGCGGTCATCTTCGCCGCCTATGTCTCTGCAGCGGAGGGGCGTCGCGTCGAGGT comes from the Armatimonadia bacterium genome and includes:
- a CDS encoding carbohydrate ABC transporter permease; the encoded protein is MEDFLEEKQQRAASLFKRRSRWQTVGTIAGYAVLSIAALTMMIPFLWQVATSLKPLAEVQSGQFLPQQWKFGNYAEVIRTIPFGRYYFNSLFVALWVTFGQVLTSALAAYAFARVHWKWRDRVFMLYLATLMVPGLVTLIPNYWVMTNLHLINTYTVLILPACFSAYGTFLLRQFMLTIPRSLDEAAEMDGATHWQIFWDVVMPLARPGLIVLAIFTFMGNYQSFFWPLVMIKDEYLRTLPIGLLYFDSSYGRETTLLMAASVMAMVPLVILFVAGQKFFVKGIQLGAVKG
- a CDS encoding Gfo/Idh/MocA family oxidoreductase, whose translation is MTTLRIAMVGAGFAADFHTNSFRQVRGVDAQVVAVTSRRPESARDFAQRHQVPEVFDSLGELLAKTQVDVVDLCVPTNQHVPMAIQAAKAGKHVIVEKPLTGYCGEPDTPEDELIGNTVPRSHMQQRVMEQCAELDEVLQTSGVKLCYAENWVYAPTVQKARRLMEQSGGTVLRMVAEESHPGSHASYAKYWRLAGGGSLLRTGSHPIGGVCYMKQAEGLAKVGKPIRPRHVVAETAFLTRIESFAQEPTRYLKTGLVDCEDWGSALITFEDGSVAEVCSSDVVLGGVYNHLDVFLSTGRLQCKINPQDACMAYGPWEGAWGEEYLAEKTSTRAGWSYPAPDEDWVNGYQQEIQDFVEAVTQDRTPLSGWMLARDVTAVIFAAYVSAAEGRRVEVPL